A region of Mustela lutreola isolate mMusLut2 chromosome 17, mMusLut2.pri, whole genome shotgun sequence DNA encodes the following proteins:
- the NYAP1 gene encoding neuronal tyrosine-phosphorylated phosphoinositide-3-kinase adapter 1 isoform X3 — protein sequence MNLLYRKTKLEWRQHKEEEAKRSSSKEVAPAGPAGSGAGPGPGVRVRDIASLRRSLRMGFMTMPASQEHTPHPCRSAMAPRSLSCHSVGSMDSVGGGPGAGGGGLTEDSSARRPPAKPRRHPSTKLSMAGSGVEMPPSKKAGSQKPTPEGRESSRKVPPQKPRRSPNTQLSVSFDESCPPAPSPRGGNLPLQRLSRGSCIAGDPEVGAQEEEPVYIEMVGDVFRRGGRSGGGLTGPPLGGRGPSPPAGADSDSEESEAIYEEMKYPLPEEAGEGRPNGAPPLTASSLPHQPPALQPHAHRRPASALPSRRDGTPTKATPCEIPPPFPNLLQHRPPLLAFPQAKAASRTPGDGVSRLPVLCHSKEPTGSTPAPQVPARERETPPPPPPPPAANLLLLGPSGRARSHSTPLPPQGSGQPRGERELPNSHSMICPKAAGVPAAPPAPAALLPGPPKDKAVSYTMVYSAVKVTTHSVLPAGPPLGVGEPKTEKEISVLHGMLCTSSRPPVPGKSSPHSGAMGAAAGVLHHRGCLASPHSLPDPTAGPLTPLWTYPAAAAGLKRPPAYESLKAGGVLNKGCGMGAPSPMVKIQLQEQGTDGGAFASISCAHVIASAGTPEEEEEEMGAATFGAGWALQRKVLYGGRKAKELDTEVEDGGRAWNGSEGPGKAEREERGPMASGIPVRSQGAEGLLARIHHGGDRGGSRTALPVPCQTFPACHRNGDFTGGYRLGRSASTSGVRQAALHTPRPCSQPRDAPSQTQPALPLPLPLPPQPARERDGKLLEVIERKRCVCKEIKARHRPDRGLCKQESMPILPSWRRGPEPRKSGTPPCRRQHTVLWDTAI from the exons ATGAACCTCCTCTACCGAAAAACCAAGCTGGAGTGGAGGCAGcacaaggaggaggaggccaAGAGGAG CTCCAGTAAGGAGGTGGCTCCTGCAGGCCCCGCAGGGTCCGGGGCCGGCCCGGGGCCTGGGGTCCGGGTGCGGGACATCGCCTCGCTGCGCCGCTCCCTCAGGATGGGCTTCATGACGATGCCAGCCTCCCAGgagcacaccccccacccctgccgcagCGCCATGGCCCCACGGTCACTCTCCTGCCATTCAGTGGGCAGCATGGACAGTGTTGGGGGTGGACCTGGGGCGGGAGGCGGGGGTCTCACAGAGGACAGCAGTGCCCGAAGACCCCCTGCCAAGCCCCGGAGACATCCCAGCACCAAGCTCAGCATGGCAGGGTCGGGCGTAGAGATGCCCCCCAGCAAGAAAGCAG GCTCACAGAAGCCAACCCCAGAGGGCCGAGAGTCCAGCCGGAAGGTTCCGCCACAGAAGCCCCGGAGAAGCCCGAACACCCAGCTCTCGGTCTCCTTCGATGAgtcctgtcccccagccccctctcctcgTGGGGGGAATCTGCCCCTTCAGCGCCTCAGTAGGGGGTCCTGCATAGCCGGGGACCCCGAGGTGGGTGCCCAGGAAGAGGAGCCCGTGTACATTGAGATGGTGGGGGATGTCTTCAGGAGAGGAGGACGAAGTGGCGGGGGCCTGACTGGGCCCCCTCTTGGGGGAAGGGGCCCAAGCCCTCCAGCGGGCGCCGACTCGGACTCAGAGGAGAGCGAGGCCATATATGAGGAGATGAAGTACCCGCTGCCCGAGGAGGCAGGAGAAGGCCGGCCCAACGGGGCCCCCCCATTGACCGCAAGCTCCTTGCCACACCAGCCTCCCGCCCTGCAGCCCCACGCCCACCGCCGGCCAGCGTCAGCCCTCCCAAGCAGGAGGGATGGGACACCTACCAAGGCCACTCCTTGTGAAATCCCCCCGCCCTTCCCCAACCTCCTCCAGCACCGTCCTCCGCTCCTGGCCTTCCCCCAAGCCAAGGCTGCTTCCCGAACCCCTGGCGATGGGGTCTCGAGGCTACCGGTCCTCTGCCACTCGAAGGAGCCAACGGGCTCCACCCCAGCTCCCCAAGTGCCTGCCCGGGAGCGGGAGACGCCTCCCCCACCGCCTCCGCCTCCTGCTGCCAACCTGCTGCTGCTGGGACCCTCGGGTCGGGCCCGGAGCCACTCAACACCGTTGCCACCCCAGGGCTCTGGCCAGCCCCGGGGGGAGCGGGAGCTCCCCAACTCCCACAGCATGATCTGCCCCAAGGCGGCAGGGGTGCCGGCAGCCCCTCCTGCCCCGGCCGCCTTGCTCCCTGGCCCCCCCAAGGACAAGGCTGTGTCTTACACCATGGTGTACTCGGCAGTCAAGGTGACCACGCATTCTGTCCTGCCAGCTGGTCCACCCCTAGGTGTTGGGGAACCAAAGACGGAGAAGGAGATCTCGGTCCTCCATGGAATGCTGTGCACCAGCTCGAGGCCCCCAGTGCCTGGGAAGTCCAGCCCCCACAGCGGGGCCATGGGCGCGGCAGCTGGGGTCCTCCACCATCGGGGCTGCCTGGCCTCCCCACACAGCCTTCCGGACCCGACTGCGGGCCCCCTGACTCCCCTATGGACCTACCCGGCTGCAGCAGCTGGGCTCAAGAGACCCCCTGCCTATGAGAGCCTCAAGGCCGGGGGGGTGCTGAATAAGGGCTGTGGAATGGGGGCCCCATCCCCCATGGTCAAGATCCAGCTGCAGGAGCAAGGGACCGACGGGGGTGCCTTTGCCAGCATCTCCTGCGCGCATGTCATCGCCAGTGCAGGGAcaccagaggaggaggaagaggagatgggCGCCGCGACATTTGGAGCAGGCTGGGCTCTGCAGAGGAAGGTCCTGTATGGAGGGAGAAAAGCAAAAGAGCTGGACA CAGAGGTCGAGGATGGTGGCCGGGCCTGGAATGGCAGTGAGGGTCCAGGCAAGGCGGAGCGTGAGGAGCGAGGCCCCATGGCATCAGGGATTCCAGTGAGGAGTCAGGGGGCAGAGGGCCTGCTGGCCAGGATCCACCACGGAGGGGACCGAGGAGGGAGCCGCACAGCGCTACCTGTACCCTGCCAGACGTTTCCTGCTTGCCACCGCAATGGAG ACTTCACAGGAGGCTACCGCCTGGGGCGCTCGGCCTCCACATCTGGAGTCCGGCAGGCCGCGCTCCACACCCCCCGACCCTGCAGCCAGCCTAGGGATGCCCCAAGCCAG ACCCAGCCCGcgctgccgctgccgctgcccCTGCCGCCTCAGCCCGCCCGCGAGCGCGACGGCAAGCTGCTGGAGGTGATCGAGCGCAAGCGCTGCGTGTGCAAAGAGATCAAGGCCCGCCACCGCCCCGACCGAGGCCTCTGCAAGCAGGAAAGCATGCCCATCCTCCCCAGCTGGCGGCGGGGGCCGGAGCCCCGCAAGTCCGGCACCCCGCCCTGCCGCCGGCAGCACACCGTCCTCTGGGACACTGCCATCTGA
- the NYAP1 gene encoding neuronal tyrosine-phosphorylated phosphoinositide-3-kinase adapter 1 isoform X1, with the protein MNLLYRKTKLEWRQHKEEEAKRSSSKEVAPAGPAGSGAGPGPGVRVRDIASLRRSLRMGFMTMPASQEHTPHPCRSAMAPRSLSCHSVGSMDSVGGGPGAGGGGLTEDSSARRPPAKPRRHPSTKLSMAGSGVEMPPSKKAGSQKPTPEGRESSRKVPPQKPRRSPNTQLSVSFDESCPPAPSPRGGNLPLQRLSRGSCIAGDPEVGAQEEEPVYIEMVGDVFRRGGRSGGGLTGPPLGGRGPSPPAGADSDSEESEAIYEEMKYPLPEEAGEGRPNGAPPLTASSLPHQPPALQPHAHRRPASALPSRRDGTPTKATPCEIPPPFPNLLQHRPPLLAFPQAKAASRTPGDGVSRLPVLCHSKEPTGSTPAPQVPARERETPPPPPPPPAANLLLLGPSGRARSHSTPLPPQGSGQPRGERELPNSHSMICPKAAGVPAAPPAPAALLPGPPKDKAVSYTMVYSAVKVTTHSVLPAGPPLGVGEPKTEKEISVLHGMLCTSSRPPVPGKSSPHSGAMGAAAGVLHHRGCLASPHSLPDPTAGPLTPLWTYPAAAAGLKRPPAYESLKAGGVLNKGCGMGAPSPMVKIQLQEQGTDGGAFASISCAHVIASAGTPEEEEEEMGAATFGAGWALQRKVLYGGRKAKELDTEVEDGGRAWNGSEGPGKAEREERGPMASGIPVRSQGAEGLLARIHHGGDRGGSRTALPVPCQTFPACHRNGDFTGGYRLGRSASTSGVRQAALHTPRPCSQPRDAPSQEEGAQTQPALPLPLPLPPQPARERDGKLLEVIERKRCVCKEIKARHRPDRGLCKQESMPILPSWRRGPEPRKSGTPPCRRQHTVLWDTAI; encoded by the exons ATGAACCTCCTCTACCGAAAAACCAAGCTGGAGTGGAGGCAGcacaaggaggaggaggccaAGAGGAG CTCCAGTAAGGAGGTGGCTCCTGCAGGCCCCGCAGGGTCCGGGGCCGGCCCGGGGCCTGGGGTCCGGGTGCGGGACATCGCCTCGCTGCGCCGCTCCCTCAGGATGGGCTTCATGACGATGCCAGCCTCCCAGgagcacaccccccacccctgccgcagCGCCATGGCCCCACGGTCACTCTCCTGCCATTCAGTGGGCAGCATGGACAGTGTTGGGGGTGGACCTGGGGCGGGAGGCGGGGGTCTCACAGAGGACAGCAGTGCCCGAAGACCCCCTGCCAAGCCCCGGAGACATCCCAGCACCAAGCTCAGCATGGCAGGGTCGGGCGTAGAGATGCCCCCCAGCAAGAAAGCAG GCTCACAGAAGCCAACCCCAGAGGGCCGAGAGTCCAGCCGGAAGGTTCCGCCACAGAAGCCCCGGAGAAGCCCGAACACCCAGCTCTCGGTCTCCTTCGATGAgtcctgtcccccagccccctctcctcgTGGGGGGAATCTGCCCCTTCAGCGCCTCAGTAGGGGGTCCTGCATAGCCGGGGACCCCGAGGTGGGTGCCCAGGAAGAGGAGCCCGTGTACATTGAGATGGTGGGGGATGTCTTCAGGAGAGGAGGACGAAGTGGCGGGGGCCTGACTGGGCCCCCTCTTGGGGGAAGGGGCCCAAGCCCTCCAGCGGGCGCCGACTCGGACTCAGAGGAGAGCGAGGCCATATATGAGGAGATGAAGTACCCGCTGCCCGAGGAGGCAGGAGAAGGCCGGCCCAACGGGGCCCCCCCATTGACCGCAAGCTCCTTGCCACACCAGCCTCCCGCCCTGCAGCCCCACGCCCACCGCCGGCCAGCGTCAGCCCTCCCAAGCAGGAGGGATGGGACACCTACCAAGGCCACTCCTTGTGAAATCCCCCCGCCCTTCCCCAACCTCCTCCAGCACCGTCCTCCGCTCCTGGCCTTCCCCCAAGCCAAGGCTGCTTCCCGAACCCCTGGCGATGGGGTCTCGAGGCTACCGGTCCTCTGCCACTCGAAGGAGCCAACGGGCTCCACCCCAGCTCCCCAAGTGCCTGCCCGGGAGCGGGAGACGCCTCCCCCACCGCCTCCGCCTCCTGCTGCCAACCTGCTGCTGCTGGGACCCTCGGGTCGGGCCCGGAGCCACTCAACACCGTTGCCACCCCAGGGCTCTGGCCAGCCCCGGGGGGAGCGGGAGCTCCCCAACTCCCACAGCATGATCTGCCCCAAGGCGGCAGGGGTGCCGGCAGCCCCTCCTGCCCCGGCCGCCTTGCTCCCTGGCCCCCCCAAGGACAAGGCTGTGTCTTACACCATGGTGTACTCGGCAGTCAAGGTGACCACGCATTCTGTCCTGCCAGCTGGTCCACCCCTAGGTGTTGGGGAACCAAAGACGGAGAAGGAGATCTCGGTCCTCCATGGAATGCTGTGCACCAGCTCGAGGCCCCCAGTGCCTGGGAAGTCCAGCCCCCACAGCGGGGCCATGGGCGCGGCAGCTGGGGTCCTCCACCATCGGGGCTGCCTGGCCTCCCCACACAGCCTTCCGGACCCGACTGCGGGCCCCCTGACTCCCCTATGGACCTACCCGGCTGCAGCAGCTGGGCTCAAGAGACCCCCTGCCTATGAGAGCCTCAAGGCCGGGGGGGTGCTGAATAAGGGCTGTGGAATGGGGGCCCCATCCCCCATGGTCAAGATCCAGCTGCAGGAGCAAGGGACCGACGGGGGTGCCTTTGCCAGCATCTCCTGCGCGCATGTCATCGCCAGTGCAGGGAcaccagaggaggaggaagaggagatgggCGCCGCGACATTTGGAGCAGGCTGGGCTCTGCAGAGGAAGGTCCTGTATGGAGGGAGAAAAGCAAAAGAGCTGGACA CAGAGGTCGAGGATGGTGGCCGGGCCTGGAATGGCAGTGAGGGTCCAGGCAAGGCGGAGCGTGAGGAGCGAGGCCCCATGGCATCAGGGATTCCAGTGAGGAGTCAGGGGGCAGAGGGCCTGCTGGCCAGGATCCACCACGGAGGGGACCGAGGAGGGAGCCGCACAGCGCTACCTGTACCCTGCCAGACGTTTCCTGCTTGCCACCGCAATGGAG ACTTCACAGGAGGCTACCGCCTGGGGCGCTCGGCCTCCACATCTGGAGTCCGGCAGGCCGCGCTCCACACCCCCCGACCCTGCAGCCAGCCTAGGGATGCCCCAAGCCA GGAGGAAGGGGCACAGACCCAGCCCGcgctgccgctgccgctgcccCTGCCGCCTCAGCCCGCCCGCGAGCGCGACGGCAAGCTGCTGGAGGTGATCGAGCGCAAGCGCTGCGTGTGCAAAGAGATCAAGGCCCGCCACCGCCCCGACCGAGGCCTCTGCAAGCAGGAAAGCATGCCCATCCTCCCCAGCTGGCGGCGGGGGCCGGAGCCCCGCAAGTCCGGCACCCCGCCCTGCCGCCGGCAGCACACCGTCCTCTGGGACACTGCCATCTGA
- the NYAP1 gene encoding neuronal tyrosine-phosphorylated phosphoinositide-3-kinase adapter 1 isoform X2 yields the protein MNLLYRKTKLEWRQHKEEEAKRSSSKEVAPAGPAGSGAGPGPGVRVRDIASLRRSLRMGFMTMPASQEHTPHPCRSAMAPRSLSCHSVGSMDSVGGGPGAGGGGLTEDSSARRPPAKPRRHPSTKLSMAGSGVEMPPSKKAGSQKPTPEGRESSRKVPPQKPRRSPNTQLSVSFDESCPPAPSPRGGNLPLQRLSRGSCIAGDPEVGAQEEEPVYIEMVGDVFRRGGRSGGGLTGPPLGGRGPSPPAGADSDSEESEAIYEEMKYPLPEEAGEGRPNGAPPLTASSLPHQPPALQPHAHRRPASALPSRRDGTPTKATPCEIPPPFPNLLQHRPPLLAFPQAKAASRTPGDGVSRLPVLCHSKEPTGSTPAPQVPARERETPPPPPPPPAANLLLLGPSGRARSHSTPLPPQGSGQPRGERELPNSHSMICPKAAGVPAAPPAPAALLPGPPKDKAVSYTMVYSAVKVTTHSVLPAGPPLGVGEPKTEKEISVLHGMLCTSSRPPVPGKSSPHSGAMGAAAGVLHHRGCLASPHSLPDPTAGPLTPLWTYPAAAAGLKRPPAYESLKAGGVLNKGCGMGAPSPMVKIQLQEQGTDGGAFASISCAHVIASAGTPEEEEEEMGAATFGAGWALQRKVLYGGRKAKELDKVEDGGRAWNGSEGPGKAEREERGPMASGIPVRSQGAEGLLARIHHGGDRGGSRTALPVPCQTFPACHRNGDFTGGYRLGRSASTSGVRQAALHTPRPCSQPRDAPSQEEGAQTQPALPLPLPLPPQPARERDGKLLEVIERKRCVCKEIKARHRPDRGLCKQESMPILPSWRRGPEPRKSGTPPCRRQHTVLWDTAI from the exons ATGAACCTCCTCTACCGAAAAACCAAGCTGGAGTGGAGGCAGcacaaggaggaggaggccaAGAGGAG CTCCAGTAAGGAGGTGGCTCCTGCAGGCCCCGCAGGGTCCGGGGCCGGCCCGGGGCCTGGGGTCCGGGTGCGGGACATCGCCTCGCTGCGCCGCTCCCTCAGGATGGGCTTCATGACGATGCCAGCCTCCCAGgagcacaccccccacccctgccgcagCGCCATGGCCCCACGGTCACTCTCCTGCCATTCAGTGGGCAGCATGGACAGTGTTGGGGGTGGACCTGGGGCGGGAGGCGGGGGTCTCACAGAGGACAGCAGTGCCCGAAGACCCCCTGCCAAGCCCCGGAGACATCCCAGCACCAAGCTCAGCATGGCAGGGTCGGGCGTAGAGATGCCCCCCAGCAAGAAAGCAG GCTCACAGAAGCCAACCCCAGAGGGCCGAGAGTCCAGCCGGAAGGTTCCGCCACAGAAGCCCCGGAGAAGCCCGAACACCCAGCTCTCGGTCTCCTTCGATGAgtcctgtcccccagccccctctcctcgTGGGGGGAATCTGCCCCTTCAGCGCCTCAGTAGGGGGTCCTGCATAGCCGGGGACCCCGAGGTGGGTGCCCAGGAAGAGGAGCCCGTGTACATTGAGATGGTGGGGGATGTCTTCAGGAGAGGAGGACGAAGTGGCGGGGGCCTGACTGGGCCCCCTCTTGGGGGAAGGGGCCCAAGCCCTCCAGCGGGCGCCGACTCGGACTCAGAGGAGAGCGAGGCCATATATGAGGAGATGAAGTACCCGCTGCCCGAGGAGGCAGGAGAAGGCCGGCCCAACGGGGCCCCCCCATTGACCGCAAGCTCCTTGCCACACCAGCCTCCCGCCCTGCAGCCCCACGCCCACCGCCGGCCAGCGTCAGCCCTCCCAAGCAGGAGGGATGGGACACCTACCAAGGCCACTCCTTGTGAAATCCCCCCGCCCTTCCCCAACCTCCTCCAGCACCGTCCTCCGCTCCTGGCCTTCCCCCAAGCCAAGGCTGCTTCCCGAACCCCTGGCGATGGGGTCTCGAGGCTACCGGTCCTCTGCCACTCGAAGGAGCCAACGGGCTCCACCCCAGCTCCCCAAGTGCCTGCCCGGGAGCGGGAGACGCCTCCCCCACCGCCTCCGCCTCCTGCTGCCAACCTGCTGCTGCTGGGACCCTCGGGTCGGGCCCGGAGCCACTCAACACCGTTGCCACCCCAGGGCTCTGGCCAGCCCCGGGGGGAGCGGGAGCTCCCCAACTCCCACAGCATGATCTGCCCCAAGGCGGCAGGGGTGCCGGCAGCCCCTCCTGCCCCGGCCGCCTTGCTCCCTGGCCCCCCCAAGGACAAGGCTGTGTCTTACACCATGGTGTACTCGGCAGTCAAGGTGACCACGCATTCTGTCCTGCCAGCTGGTCCACCCCTAGGTGTTGGGGAACCAAAGACGGAGAAGGAGATCTCGGTCCTCCATGGAATGCTGTGCACCAGCTCGAGGCCCCCAGTGCCTGGGAAGTCCAGCCCCCACAGCGGGGCCATGGGCGCGGCAGCTGGGGTCCTCCACCATCGGGGCTGCCTGGCCTCCCCACACAGCCTTCCGGACCCGACTGCGGGCCCCCTGACTCCCCTATGGACCTACCCGGCTGCAGCAGCTGGGCTCAAGAGACCCCCTGCCTATGAGAGCCTCAAGGCCGGGGGGGTGCTGAATAAGGGCTGTGGAATGGGGGCCCCATCCCCCATGGTCAAGATCCAGCTGCAGGAGCAAGGGACCGACGGGGGTGCCTTTGCCAGCATCTCCTGCGCGCATGTCATCGCCAGTGCAGGGAcaccagaggaggaggaagaggagatgggCGCCGCGACATTTGGAGCAGGCTGGGCTCTGCAGAGGAAGGTCCTGTATGGAGGGAGAAAAGCAAAAGAGCTGGACA AGGTCGAGGATGGTGGCCGGGCCTGGAATGGCAGTGAGGGTCCAGGCAAGGCGGAGCGTGAGGAGCGAGGCCCCATGGCATCAGGGATTCCAGTGAGGAGTCAGGGGGCAGAGGGCCTGCTGGCCAGGATCCACCACGGAGGGGACCGAGGAGGGAGCCGCACAGCGCTACCTGTACCCTGCCAGACGTTTCCTGCTTGCCACCGCAATGGAG ACTTCACAGGAGGCTACCGCCTGGGGCGCTCGGCCTCCACATCTGGAGTCCGGCAGGCCGCGCTCCACACCCCCCGACCCTGCAGCCAGCCTAGGGATGCCCCAAGCCA GGAGGAAGGGGCACAGACCCAGCCCGcgctgccgctgccgctgcccCTGCCGCCTCAGCCCGCCCGCGAGCGCGACGGCAAGCTGCTGGAGGTGATCGAGCGCAAGCGCTGCGTGTGCAAAGAGATCAAGGCCCGCCACCGCCCCGACCGAGGCCTCTGCAAGCAGGAAAGCATGCCCATCCTCCCCAGCTGGCGGCGGGGGCCGGAGCCCCGCAAGTCCGGCACCCCGCCCTGCCGCCGGCAGCACACCGTCCTCTGGGACACTGCCATCTGA
- the NYAP1 gene encoding neuronal tyrosine-phosphorylated phosphoinositide-3-kinase adapter 1 isoform X4, with product MNLLYRKTKLEWRQHKEEEAKRSSSKEVAPAGPAGSGAGPGPGVRVRDIASLRRSLRMGFMTMPASQEHTPHPCRSAMAPRSLSCHSVGSMDSVGGGPGAGGGGLTEDSSARRPPAKPRRHPSTKLSMAGSGVEMPPSKKAGSQKPTPEGRESSRKVPPQKPRRSPNTQLSVSFDESCPPAPSPRGGNLPLQRLSRGSCIAGDPEVGAQEEEPVYIEMVGDVFRRGGRSGGGLTGPPLGGRGPSPPAGADSDSEESEAIYEEMKYPLPEEAGEGRPNGAPPLTASSLPHQPPALQPHAHRRPASALPSRRDGTPTKATPCEIPPPFPNLLQHRPPLLAFPQAKAASRTPGDGVSRLPVLCHSKEPTGSTPAPQVPARERETPPPPPPPPAANLLLLGPSGRARSHSTPLPPQGSGQPRGERELPNSHSMICPKAAGVPAAPPAPAALLPGPPKDKAVSYTMVYSAVKVTTHSVLPAGPPLGVGEPKTEKEISVLHGMLCTSSRPPVPGKSSPHSGAMGAAAGVLHHRGCLASPHSLPDPTAGPLTPLWTYPAAAAGLKRPPAYESLKAGGVLNKGCGMGAPSPMVKIQLQEQGTDGGAFASISCAHVIASAGTPEEEEEEMGAATFGAGWALQRKVLYGGRKAKELDKVEDGGRAWNGSEGPGKAEREERGPMASGIPVRSQGAEGLLARIHHGGDRGGSRTALPVPCQTFPACHRNGDFTGGYRLGRSASTSGVRQAALHTPRPCSQPRDAPSQTQPALPLPLPLPPQPARERDGKLLEVIERKRCVCKEIKARHRPDRGLCKQESMPILPSWRRGPEPRKSGTPPCRRQHTVLWDTAI from the exons ATGAACCTCCTCTACCGAAAAACCAAGCTGGAGTGGAGGCAGcacaaggaggaggaggccaAGAGGAG CTCCAGTAAGGAGGTGGCTCCTGCAGGCCCCGCAGGGTCCGGGGCCGGCCCGGGGCCTGGGGTCCGGGTGCGGGACATCGCCTCGCTGCGCCGCTCCCTCAGGATGGGCTTCATGACGATGCCAGCCTCCCAGgagcacaccccccacccctgccgcagCGCCATGGCCCCACGGTCACTCTCCTGCCATTCAGTGGGCAGCATGGACAGTGTTGGGGGTGGACCTGGGGCGGGAGGCGGGGGTCTCACAGAGGACAGCAGTGCCCGAAGACCCCCTGCCAAGCCCCGGAGACATCCCAGCACCAAGCTCAGCATGGCAGGGTCGGGCGTAGAGATGCCCCCCAGCAAGAAAGCAG GCTCACAGAAGCCAACCCCAGAGGGCCGAGAGTCCAGCCGGAAGGTTCCGCCACAGAAGCCCCGGAGAAGCCCGAACACCCAGCTCTCGGTCTCCTTCGATGAgtcctgtcccccagccccctctcctcgTGGGGGGAATCTGCCCCTTCAGCGCCTCAGTAGGGGGTCCTGCATAGCCGGGGACCCCGAGGTGGGTGCCCAGGAAGAGGAGCCCGTGTACATTGAGATGGTGGGGGATGTCTTCAGGAGAGGAGGACGAAGTGGCGGGGGCCTGACTGGGCCCCCTCTTGGGGGAAGGGGCCCAAGCCCTCCAGCGGGCGCCGACTCGGACTCAGAGGAGAGCGAGGCCATATATGAGGAGATGAAGTACCCGCTGCCCGAGGAGGCAGGAGAAGGCCGGCCCAACGGGGCCCCCCCATTGACCGCAAGCTCCTTGCCACACCAGCCTCCCGCCCTGCAGCCCCACGCCCACCGCCGGCCAGCGTCAGCCCTCCCAAGCAGGAGGGATGGGACACCTACCAAGGCCACTCCTTGTGAAATCCCCCCGCCCTTCCCCAACCTCCTCCAGCACCGTCCTCCGCTCCTGGCCTTCCCCCAAGCCAAGGCTGCTTCCCGAACCCCTGGCGATGGGGTCTCGAGGCTACCGGTCCTCTGCCACTCGAAGGAGCCAACGGGCTCCACCCCAGCTCCCCAAGTGCCTGCCCGGGAGCGGGAGACGCCTCCCCCACCGCCTCCGCCTCCTGCTGCCAACCTGCTGCTGCTGGGACCCTCGGGTCGGGCCCGGAGCCACTCAACACCGTTGCCACCCCAGGGCTCTGGCCAGCCCCGGGGGGAGCGGGAGCTCCCCAACTCCCACAGCATGATCTGCCCCAAGGCGGCAGGGGTGCCGGCAGCCCCTCCTGCCCCGGCCGCCTTGCTCCCTGGCCCCCCCAAGGACAAGGCTGTGTCTTACACCATGGTGTACTCGGCAGTCAAGGTGACCACGCATTCTGTCCTGCCAGCTGGTCCACCCCTAGGTGTTGGGGAACCAAAGACGGAGAAGGAGATCTCGGTCCTCCATGGAATGCTGTGCACCAGCTCGAGGCCCCCAGTGCCTGGGAAGTCCAGCCCCCACAGCGGGGCCATGGGCGCGGCAGCTGGGGTCCTCCACCATCGGGGCTGCCTGGCCTCCCCACACAGCCTTCCGGACCCGACTGCGGGCCCCCTGACTCCCCTATGGACCTACCCGGCTGCAGCAGCTGGGCTCAAGAGACCCCCTGCCTATGAGAGCCTCAAGGCCGGGGGGGTGCTGAATAAGGGCTGTGGAATGGGGGCCCCATCCCCCATGGTCAAGATCCAGCTGCAGGAGCAAGGGACCGACGGGGGTGCCTTTGCCAGCATCTCCTGCGCGCATGTCATCGCCAGTGCAGGGAcaccagaggaggaggaagaggagatgggCGCCGCGACATTTGGAGCAGGCTGGGCTCTGCAGAGGAAGGTCCTGTATGGAGGGAGAAAAGCAAAAGAGCTGGACA AGGTCGAGGATGGTGGCCGGGCCTGGAATGGCAGTGAGGGTCCAGGCAAGGCGGAGCGTGAGGAGCGAGGCCCCATGGCATCAGGGATTCCAGTGAGGAGTCAGGGGGCAGAGGGCCTGCTGGCCAGGATCCACCACGGAGGGGACCGAGGAGGGAGCCGCACAGCGCTACCTGTACCCTGCCAGACGTTTCCTGCTTGCCACCGCAATGGAG ACTTCACAGGAGGCTACCGCCTGGGGCGCTCGGCCTCCACATCTGGAGTCCGGCAGGCCGCGCTCCACACCCCCCGACCCTGCAGCCAGCCTAGGGATGCCCCAAGCCAG ACCCAGCCCGcgctgccgctgccgctgcccCTGCCGCCTCAGCCCGCCCGCGAGCGCGACGGCAAGCTGCTGGAGGTGATCGAGCGCAAGCGCTGCGTGTGCAAAGAGATCAAGGCCCGCCACCGCCCCGACCGAGGCCTCTGCAAGCAGGAAAGCATGCCCATCCTCCCCAGCTGGCGGCGGGGGCCGGAGCCCCGCAAGTCCGGCACCCCGCCCTGCCGCCGGCAGCACACCGTCCTCTGGGACACTGCCATCTGA